In the [Clostridium] colinum genome, one interval contains:
- the tig gene encoding trigger factor produces MNNIENMDTNKYKITFSVSAERFQEGLDYSFNKNQKHFNIKGFRKGKVPRQIIEKTYGPEVFYDDALNFVLQDAYAKAAEESKLEIVSKPEIDVVSVSKEEGVVFSATVYTKPEVKVSDYKGLVCEKPSTTVNKDDVEEYLNREREKHSRINKVTDRAVKKGDLVNIDFEGFIDGVAFEGGKGEKYDLEIGSKTFIDTFEDQIIGKNIGDEFDVNVTFPEEYGKKELASKPAVFKVKINEINEKILPELNDEFVQDTTEFETLKDYKKEIKSKLTAIKKEEADRKMKEAVLEALIEKVEVDIPEAMIELEIDQKVNEFANGIGAQGLTLKTYLDYMGQSMENMREAYRIICEKQVKGRLALEAVAELEKVKVSEKDIDAELTRIAEAYHIDKDKIESIFGEKEKENIIKDLKAQKALDFLVKNSVQPEDK; encoded by the coding sequence ATGAATAATATAGAAAATATGGATACTAATAAGTACAAAATAACATTTTCTGTTAGTGCTGAAAGGTTCCAAGAAGGTTTAGATTATTCTTTTAATAAAAACCAAAAACATTTTAATATTAAAGGATTTAGAAAAGGTAAAGTTCCTAGACAAATTATAGAAAAAACTTATGGTCCTGAAGTATTTTATGATGATGCTTTAAATTTTGTTTTACAAGATGCATATGCAAAAGCTGCTGAAGAAAGCAAATTAGAAATAGTTTCAAAACCAGAAATAGATGTAGTTAGCGTTTCAAAAGAAGAAGGTGTTGTATTTTCAGCTACTGTTTATACAAAACCAGAAGTAAAAGTATCTGATTATAAAGGCTTAGTTTGTGAAAAACCTAGCACTACTGTTAATAAAGATGATGTAGAAGAGTATCTTAACAGAGAAAGAGAAAAACACTCAAGAATCAACAAAGTTACAGATAGAGCTGTTAAAAAAGGTGATTTAGTAAATATAGATTTTGAAGGATTTATAGATGGTGTTGCCTTTGAAGGTGGAAAAGGTGAAAAATATGACCTTGAAATAGGTTCTAAAACTTTTATTGATACATTTGAAGACCAAATAATTGGTAAAAATATTGGGGATGAATTTGATGTAAATGTTACATTCCCAGAAGAATATGGTAAAAAAGAATTAGCATCTAAACCAGCTGTATTTAAAGTAAAAATTAATGAAATAAACGAAAAAATTCTTCCAGAATTAAACGACGAATTTGTTCAAGATACAACTGAATTTGAAACTTTAAAAGATTATAAAAAAGAAATTAAATCTAAACTTACTGCTATTAAAAAAGAAGAAGCAGATAGAAAAATGAAAGAAGCTGTTTTAGAAGCTTTAATTGAAAAAGTAGAAGTTGATATACCAGAAGCTATGATTGAGCTTGAAATAGATCAAAAAGTTAATGAATTTGCAAATGGTATAGGAGCTCAAGGTTTAACTTTAAAAACTTATTTAGATTATATGGGACAAAGTATGGAAAATATGAGAGAAGCTTATCGTATAATCTGTGAAAAACAAGTTAAAGGTAGACTAGCTTTAGAAGCTGTTGCAGAATTAGAAAAAGTTAAAGTTTCTGAAAAAGATATTGATGCAGAATTAACTCGTATTGCTGAGGCTTATCACATTGATAAAGATAAAATAGAAAGTATTTTTGGCGAAAAAGAAAAAGAAAATATAATTAAAGATTTAAAAGCTCAAAAAGCACTTGACTTTTTAGTAAAAAATTCTGTTCAACCAGAAGATAAATAA
- a CDS encoding phosphatase PAP2 family protein — protein sequence MDIIFNIDKNTILSISEILPNYPSIIKFFSFITHLGDGGIIWIILGIAMILKKFTRKNGILMLSSLAIGSAIGNLILKNIFQRQRPFIELSLNPFISAPTSFSFPSGHSLSSFLAATFIFYTNKKWGIIAYILAFFIALSRVILMVHYPSDVIVGAILGLTIALFIIWILKKFKQCYK from the coding sequence ATGGATATAATTTTTAATATTGATAAGAATACTATACTAAGTATAAGCGAAATATTACCCAACTATCCATCCATTATAAAATTTTTTTCTTTTATAACTCACTTAGGAGATGGAGGTATTATATGGATAATTTTAGGTATAGCAATGATTTTAAAAAAATTTACAAGAAAAAATGGTATTTTAATGCTTTCATCTTTAGCAATAGGCTCTGCTATTGGTAATCTTATATTAAAAAATATATTTCAAAGACAAAGACCTTTTATAGAATTATCCTTAAACCCTTTTATATCTGCTCCTACTAGCTTTTCGTTTCCTTCTGGTCATAGCTTATCATCTTTTCTTGCCGCAACTTTCATATTCTATACTAATAAAAAATGGGGTATTATAGCTTATATTTTAGCTTTTTTTATAGCACTATCAAGAGTTATATTAATGGTACATTATCCTAGTGATGTAATAGTTGGTGCTATATTAGGTCTAACAATAGCCTTATTTATAATTTGGATACTTAAAAAATTTAAACAATGTTACAAGTAA
- the rplU gene encoding 50S ribosomal protein L21, with the protein MYAIIETGGKQYKVSEGDIIKVEKLDVEAGASYTFDRVLTVANGDDVKFGTPVVSGASVNASVIGDGKAKKVIIYKYKPKKGFHKKKGHRQPFTMLKIEKINA; encoded by the coding sequence ATGTACGCAATTATCGAAACTGGTGGAAAACAATACAAAGTTTCTGAAGGAGACATTATCAAAGTTGAAAAATTAGATGTAGAAGCTGGAGCTTCTTATACTTTTGACAGAGTTTTAACTGTAGCTAACGGTGATGATGTTAAATTTGGTACTCCTGTTGTTTCTGGTGCATCTGTTAATGCATCTGTTATAGGTGATGGTAAAGCTAAAAAAGTTATCATCTATAAATACAAACCTAAAAAAGGTTTCCACAAGAAAAAAGGTCATAGACAACCTTTTACAATGCTTAAAATTGAAAAAATTAATGCTTAA
- a CDS encoding ribosomal-processing cysteine protease Prp has protein sequence MIQAIFFKNNENIIGFEVKNHGKDIVCSAVSILTLNTVNSIEVFTDAIYSIDYDTNGGFLKCIIDKNSLCEKTILLLSSLELGLKGIEAEYPKDICLKYKEV, from the coding sequence ATGATACAAGCTATATTTTTTAAAAATAACGAAAATATAATAGGCTTTGAAGTAAAAAATCACGGTAAGGACATAGTTTGTTCTGCGGTATCTATATTAACATTAAATACTGTTAATAGCATAGAAGTATTTACAGATGCTATTTATAGTATAGATTATGATACTAATGGTGGTTTTTTAAAATGCATTATAGATAAAAATAGTCTTTGTGAAAAAACTATTTTATTATTATCTAGTTTAGAGCTAGGTCTTAAAGGCATTGAGGCAGAATATCCTAAAGATATTTGTCTAAAATATAAGGAGGTGTAA
- the rpmA gene encoding 50S ribosomal protein L27 encodes MIRINLQFFAHKKGVGSTKNGRDSESKRLGPKRADGQFVKAGNILYTQRGTKIHPGVNVGRGGNDTLFALVDGIVRYERKGRDKKQLSVHPIAE; translated from the coding sequence ATGATTAGAATTAATCTTCAATTCTTTGCTCATAAAAAAGGGGTAGGTTCTACAAAAAATGGTCGTGATTCTGAATCTAAAAGATTAGGACCTAAACGTGCTGACGGTCAATTTGTTAAAGCAGGTAACATTCTTTATACTCAAAGAGGTACAAAAATTCACCCTGGTGTGAACGTTGGTAGAGGTGGTAACGATACACTTTTTGCTTTAGTTGATGGTATCGTTAGATATGAAAGAAAAGGTAGAGATAAAAAACAACTTTCTGTTCATCCTATCGCTGAATAA
- a CDS encoding anti-sigma factor family protein, whose amino-acid sequence MNCNKANKLMMDYMDFNISQEDEFLLKNHLKECNECKESFELYNEILEEFSLDCNTIIEAPEDFEINIMEKIEHIEPRYIKDKVKKNMVTYVFLAMTSLVFSLFLIVYLNKDVLLSNQSSILYKYYSFFENIFSISIETFNISYIWESILSILPYVLEGLKYTSILTIIAIIIAQYILYRRKTLKL is encoded by the coding sequence TTGAATTGCAACAAAGCTAATAAACTTATGATGGATTATATGGATTTTAACATCTCACAAGAAGATGAATTTTTATTAAAAAATCATTTGAAAGAATGTAATGAATGTAAAGAAAGTTTTGAGCTTTATAATGAAATTTTAGAAGAATTTTCATTAGATTGTAATACTATTATAGAAGCACCAGAAGATTTTGAAATAAATATTATGGAAAAAATAGAACATATAGAACCTAGATATATTAAAGATAAAGTTAAAAAAAATATGGTAACTTATGTATTTTTAGCTATGACTTCTTTAGTATTTTCATTATTTTTAATAGTATACTTAAATAAAGATGTATTATTATCAAATCAATCATCTATTTTATACAAATACTATTCATTTTTTGAAAATATTTTTAGTATATCAATAGAAACATTTAATATATCATATATATGGGAATCTATTTTATCTATTTTACCTTATGTTTTAGAAGGCTTAAAATATACTTCAATATTAACAATTATTGCTATAATAATAGCACAATATATATTATATAGAAGAAAAACTTTAAAATTATAA
- a CDS encoding RNA polymerase sigma factor: MNIKNLTDYELVQKCLNGEKDYFSEIISRHKNLVYSVVLRMVNNQDDANDLAQEVFIKIYKNLDKYFPDFKFSTWIVKITTNHVIDYRRKKKYETVPMDEIEYKLISEKSPEQNCLEKEERLMLNQLLNNLPDIYKVPIVLYHQQGLSYQEIADTINEPLSKVKNRIFRGRRILKEELLKLKEGENIELQQS; this comes from the coding sequence ATGAATATAAAAAATTTAACAGATTATGAACTTGTCCAGAAATGTCTAAATGGAGAAAAAGATTACTTTTCTGAAATAATATCTAGACATAAAAATTTAGTTTATTCTGTTGTATTAAGAATGGTTAATAATCAAGATGATGCTAACGATTTAGCTCAAGAAGTTTTTATAAAAATATATAAAAATTTAGATAAATATTTTCCAGATTTTAAATTTTCTACGTGGATTGTAAAAATAACAACAAATCATGTTATAGATTATAGAAGAAAGAAAAAATATGAAACTGTTCCTATGGATGAAATAGAATATAAACTTATATCTGAAAAATCTCCTGAGCAAAATTGCTTAGAAAAAGAAGAACGTTTAATGCTAAACCAGTTGTTAAATAATTTGCCAGATATTTACAAAGTACCTATAGTTTTATATCATCAACAAGGACTTAGTTATCAAGAAATTGCAGATACTATAAACGAACCTTTATCTAAAGTTAAAAATCGTATCTTTAGAGGCAGAAGAATTTTAAAAGAAGAGCTTTTAAAACTGAAAGAAGGTGAAAATATTGAATTGCAACAAAGCTAA
- a CDS encoding ribonuclease Z, with product MLDVCLLGVGGMMPLPDRFLTSMLFRLNGKMLLIDCGEGTQVTAKMLGWGFKNIDIICFTHLHADHISGLPGLLLAIGNSGREKNLVIIGPIGIKHVYNGLSTIFPELPFNVDIIELDIDEKNNISQEISISGFNIQAMFMDHKIPCFSYSIQVKRMGKFLPQNAINLNIPRELWATLQKGIEIEHNGKIFTPNMVLGENRTGIKVCYCTDSRPLERMHSFINKADLFVCEGMYGEEEKKENAIAKKHMIFSEAATMAKYGNVEELWLTHFSPALTDPQAFIDNATNIFKNTVVGYDRICKTIYFKN from the coding sequence ATGTTAGATGTTTGTTTATTAGGTGTTGGTGGTATGATGCCTTTGCCAGATAGGTTTTTAACATCTATGTTATTTAGATTAAATGGAAAAATGTTACTTATAGATTGTGGTGAAGGTACACAAGTTACAGCTAAAATGCTTGGTTGGGGCTTTAAAAACATAGATATAATTTGTTTTACCCATCTTCACGCAGACCATATATCTGGTCTTCCTGGTCTTTTACTTGCAATAGGTAATTCTGGTAGAGAAAAAAATCTTGTAATAATAGGCCCTATTGGTATTAAACATGTTTATAATGGGTTATCTACAATATTTCCAGAGCTACCATTTAATGTAGATATAATAGAGCTTGATATAGATGAAAAAAACAACATAAGTCAAGAAATAAGTATAAGTGGATTTAATATTCAAGCAATGTTTATGGACCATAAAATACCTTGTTTTTCATATAGTATACAAGTTAAAAGAATGGGAAAATTTTTACCCCAAAACGCAATAAATCTCAATATACCTAGAGAACTTTGGGCAACATTACAAAAAGGTATAGAAATAGAACATAACGGGAAAATTTTTACTCCTAATATGGTTTTGGGTGAAAATAGAACAGGCATAAAAGTTTGCTATTGTACTGATAGTAGACCTTTAGAAAGAATGCATAGTTTTATAAACAAGGCCGATTTATTCGTTTGTGAGGGTATGTACGGTGAAGAAGAAAAAAAAGAAAATGCAATAGCCAAAAAACATATGATATTTAGCGAAGCCGCTACTATGGCTAAATATGGCAATGTAGAAGAGCTATGGCTAACCCACTTTAGTCCTGCTTTAACAGACCCACAAGCTTTTATTGACAATGCCACTAATATATTTAAAAATACTGTTGTAGGCTATGATAGAATTTGCAAAACTATATATTTTAAAAATTAA
- the trmD gene encoding tRNA (guanosine(37)-N1)-methyltransferase TrmD, with translation MNYYVLTLFPEMIYNGLNHSIIKKALENKIININCINIRDFSNNKHKQVDDYAYGGGAGMVIKPEPVYNSYLSIKDKVEKNTKVLYMTPQGKPFNQKMAENLSKEKDLIILCGHYEGIDERVIEEIVTDEISIGDFILTGGELPAMMLIDSISRLVPNVLGKEESFLNESFSNNLLEHPNYTRPFIFNDKKVPDILLSGNHKKIEEWKKQNSLITTYKKRPELLKNCKLTEEEQNFLNNYIKNINIY, from the coding sequence ATGAATTACTATGTATTAACATTATTTCCAGAAATGATATACAACGGGCTAAATCACAGTATTATTAAAAAAGCGTTAGAAAACAAAATTATAAACATAAATTGTATCAATATTAGAGATTTTTCTAACAATAAACACAAGCAAGTAGATGATTATGCCTATGGTGGTGGGGCTGGTATGGTCATAAAGCCTGAACCAGTATATAATAGCTATTTAAGCATAAAAGATAAGGTAGAAAAAAACACCAAAGTTTTATATATGACACCTCAAGGTAAACCCTTTAACCAAAAAATGGCAGAAAATTTATCAAAAGAAAAAGACTTAATTATTTTATGTGGTCATTATGAAGGTATAGATGAAAGAGTTATAGAAGAAATAGTAACTGATGAAATATCTATAGGCGATTTTATATTAACTGGTGGAGAGCTACCAGCAATGATGCTTATAGACAGTATATCTAGGCTAGTTCCCAATGTTTTGGGGAAAGAAGAAAGCTTTTTAAATGAAAGCTTTTCTAACAACTTATTAGAACACCCTAATTATACAAGACCTTTTATTTTTAATGATAAAAAAGTACCAGATATATTGTTATCTGGTAACCATAAAAAAATAGAAGAATGGAAAAAACAAAATTCTTTAATTACAACTTATAAAAAAAGACCTGAACTTTTAAAAAATTGTAAATTAACTGAAGAAGAACAAAACTTTTTAAATAACTATATTAAAAATATTAATATATATTAA
- the rimM gene encoding ribosome maturation factor RimM (Essential for efficient processing of 16S rRNA): protein MSDYFVIGKIVNTQGIKGEVRVLPTTDDINRFKKLKEVYISKRNNMDLYEIETVRFHKQFVLLTFKGINSMNDAELLKNTEIKIPKDLALPCEKDEYYISDLYGMKVFTDLGEDIGIIDDIIFTGANDVYVVKKEDSQILIPAIKQCILNVDIKEKTMKVHLLEGLR, encoded by the coding sequence ATGTCAGATTATTTTGTTATTGGTAAAATAGTTAACACTCAAGGTATCAAAGGTGAAGTTAGAGTGTTACCTACAACAGATGATATAAATAGATTTAAAAAATTAAAAGAAGTATATATATCTAAACGTAATAATATGGATTTATACGAAATAGAAACTGTTAGATTTCATAAACAATTTGTACTTTTAACTTTTAAAGGTATAAATTCTATGAATGATGCAGAACTTTTAAAAAATACAGAAATAAAAATACCAAAAGATTTAGCCCTACCTTGTGAAAAAGATGAATATTATATTAGTGATTTATATGGTATGAAAGTATTTACAGATTTAGGAGAAGATATTGGTATAATAGATGATATTATATTTACTGGTGCTAATGACGTATATGTTGTAAAAAAAGAAGATAGCCAAATTTTAATACCTGCTATAAAACAATGTATCCTAAATGTTGATATAAAAGAAAAAACTATGAAAGTACATCTTTTAGAAGGATTAAGATAA
- the metK gene encoding methionine adenosyltransferase has translation MMKRLFTSESVTEGHPDKICDQISDAILDAILTKDPNARVACETLATTGLIMVAGEITTNCYVDIDSIARETVRNIGYDRAKYGFDCDTCAVMTSLKGQSPDIAQGVDNAFETRENDEQDTGAGDQGMMFGFACDETEDYMPMPIYLAHKLTRRLSEVRKNGTLSYLRPDGKSQVSVEYDDDKVVRIDSIVISTQHNENISHEQICEDIKKHVIQAVIPSHLLDENTKYYINPTGRFVIGGPQGDCGLTGRKIIVDTYGGYASHGGGAFSGKDPTKVDRSGAYAARYVAKNIVASKIAKKCEIELAYAIGVAKPLSILVNTYGTGKIADDKIAEIVKENFDLRPSAIIKNFDLKRPIYKQTAAYGHFGRNDLDLPWEKLDMVHVFENL, from the coding sequence ATTATGAAAAGATTATTTACATCTGAGTCTGTTACAGAAGGACATCCAGATAAAATATGTGACCAAATATCAGATGCTATATTAGATGCTATTTTAACAAAAGACCCTAACGCAAGGGTAGCTTGTGAAACACTTGCTACAACAGGTCTTATTATGGTAGCAGGGGAGATAACAACAAACTGTTATGTAGATATAGATAGCATAGCTAGAGAAACAGTTCGTAACATAGGTTATGATAGAGCAAAATATGGCTTTGACTGTGACACTTGTGCTGTTATGACATCTTTAAAAGGTCAATCTCCAGATATAGCTCAAGGCGTAGATAATGCTTTTGAAACTAGAGAAAATGATGAACAAGACACAGGAGCAGGCGACCAAGGTATGATGTTTGGGTTTGCTTGTGATGAAACAGAAGATTATATGCCTATGCCTATATATTTAGCACATAAATTAACAAGACGTCTTTCAGAAGTTAGAAAAAATGGTACATTATCTTATTTAAGACCAGATGGTAAAAGTCAAGTATCTGTAGAATATGATGATGATAAAGTAGTAAGAATAGATTCTATCGTAATATCTACACAACATAATGAAAATATTAGCCATGAACAAATATGTGAAGATATTAAAAAACATGTTATACAAGCCGTTATACCTAGTCATCTTTTAGATGAAAATACTAAATATTATATTAATCCTACAGGTAGATTTGTTATTGGAGGTCCACAAGGAGACTGTGGTCTTACAGGTAGAAAAATAATCGTTGACACTTATGGTGGATATGCTAGCCATGGTGGAGGTGCATTTTCTGGTAAAGACCCAACAAAAGTAGACCGTTCTGGTGCTTATGCTGCTAGATATGTAGCTAAAAATATCGTAGCTAGTAAAATAGCTAAAAAATGTGAAATAGAGCTTGCATATGCTATTGGTGTTGCAAAACCTTTATCTATTTTAGTAAATACTTATGGCACTGGTAAAATAGCTGATGATAAAATAGCAGAAATTGTAAAAGAAAACTTTGATTTACGTCCTTCTGCTATTATTAAAAACTTTGATTTAAAAAGACCTATATATAAACAAACAGCCGCTTATGGACATTTTGGTAGAAATGATTTAGATTTACCTTGGGAAAAATTAGATATGGTTCATGTATTTGAAAATTTATAA
- the licT gene encoding BglG family transcription antiterminator LicT, with product MKVKKVINNNLVKSFNENNQEILVMGCGLGFKKSEGDDIDEDKIEKIYISKDKETSNKLISLLEKLPLEYIQAANEIVSYAKVSLGKKLNDNIYITLTDHISFAVERFNKGIYIKNALLWEIKRFYNHEFLIGKEALSIIKKHLNIELPEDEAGFITLHIVSALMSSSSVGETTEMTKVIQNILNIVKYHFKVELDENSLHYERFITHLKFFVQRVFSGVEIDDDDKSFLLVLKEQYKNEYQCALKIRKYIKSEYGYDLTEDELVYITVHIRRIITM from the coding sequence ATGAAAGTAAAAAAAGTTATTAATAACAATCTTGTAAAGTCGTTTAATGAAAATAATCAAGAAATTTTAGTTATGGGCTGTGGACTTGGATTTAAAAAATCTGAAGGTGATGATATCGACGAAGATAAAATAGAAAAGATATATATATCAAAAGACAAAGAAACATCAAATAAGCTAATAAGTTTATTAGAAAAATTACCATTAGAATATATACAAGCTGCTAATGAAATTGTAAGTTATGCAAAAGTATCTTTAGGGAAAAAGCTAAATGATAATATATATATAACACTTACAGACCATATAAGCTTTGCGGTTGAACGTTTTAATAAAGGAATATATATAAAGAATGCTCTTTTATGGGAAATAAAAAGGTTTTATAACCATGAATTTTTAATAGGAAAAGAGGCTTTATCTATAATAAAAAAGCACCTAAATATAGAATTGCCAGAAGATGAGGCAGGATTTATAACTCTTCATATAGTAAGTGCTTTAATGTCTTCGTCTAGTGTTGGAGAAACAACAGAAATGACAAAAGTTATTCAAAATATTTTAAATATTGTTAAATATCATTTTAAAGTAGAGCTTGATGAAAATTCTTTACATTATGAAAGGTTTATAACACATCTTAAATTTTTTGTACAACGAGTATTTAGTGGTGTAGAAATTGATGATGACGATAAAAGCTTTTTACTTGTTTTAAAAGAGCAATATAAAAATGAGTATCAATGTGCACTAAAAATAAGAAAGTATATTAAAAGTGAATACGGATATGACCTTACAGAAGATGAATTAGTTTATATAACAGTTCATATTAGAAGAATAATTACTATGTAA
- a CDS encoding beta-glucoside-specific PTS transporter subunit IIABC, producing the protein MDYKKLAETILKNVGGEKNVTGLVHCATRLRFNLKDENKANTDILKDTRGVMGVVKSGGQYQVIIGSDVANVYKPLIEMCNISENNGNEEKKKQSILSKFVDTLTGIFTPILPAVTAAGMVKVVITLLVTFKLLDNTSETYKILEFISDAGFYFLPIFLANSAAKKFKCNPYLAMFLGGVLLHPTFVNMVNTVKETGEGIALFGIPVYAAGYASSVIPIILTVWVMSYIEPFADKISHHTVKFFTKPLITILVTSILSLTVLAPIGYIISEIIAKSILTLEQYCSWLVPTILGGIFPLLVMTGTHYAIIPMAINNRVTLGYDTILNPSNNPSNIGQGAASLAVALKTKNSEIKQIALSSGITGVCGITEPALYGVNLRFKTPLYAAMIGGACGGFFNGINGVKNYVGGSPGLLTLPGYIGGDSLRDFYLACIGATIGFVVSFIISYILYKDPIEETEKIKEENIKEQSNITIKTDNIVNNSNLILSPAKGKAVPLSQVNDEAFSQEIMGKGGAIILEDGKIYSPVDATVEAIFDTLHAIGIKTDDGVEILIHIGLDTVKLGGKHFKAYAKVGDKVKAGTLLVEADIEKIKSEGYDIITPVIINNSYDFGDVIVTTNDNINVGDSFIKVIK; encoded by the coding sequence ATGGATTATAAAAAATTGGCCGAAACAATCCTTAAAAATGTTGGAGGAGAAAAAAATGTAACAGGACTTGTTCATTGTGCAACAAGACTTAGATTTAATTTAAAAGATGAAAATAAAGCAAATACAGATATACTTAAAGACACTAGAGGAGTTATGGGTGTTGTAAAAAGTGGTGGACAATATCAAGTTATTATAGGTAGTGATGTTGCTAATGTTTATAAACCTTTAATAGAAATGTGTAATATATCTGAAAATAATGGTAATGAAGAAAAGAAAAAACAAAGTATATTATCTAAATTTGTAGATACATTAACAGGTATATTTACACCTATATTACCAGCTGTTACAGCAGCCGGTATGGTTAAAGTTGTTATAACTCTTTTAGTAACTTTTAAACTTTTAGATAATACATCTGAAACTTATAAGATTTTGGAATTTATATCAGATGCAGGATTTTATTTTTTACCTATATTTCTTGCTAATTCGGCAGCTAAAAAGTTTAAATGTAATCCATATCTTGCAATGTTTTTGGGAGGAGTATTATTACATCCAACATTTGTAAATATGGTAAATACAGTTAAAGAAACAGGAGAAGGCATTGCTTTATTTGGTATTCCAGTTTATGCAGCTGGTTATGCATCATCAGTTATACCTATTATATTGACAGTTTGGGTTATGTCTTATATAGAACCTTTTGCAGATAAAATTTCACATCATACAGTAAAATTTTTTACTAAGCCACTTATAACTATTTTAGTTACAAGTATATTAAGTCTTACTGTATTAGCACCTATTGGTTATATAATAAGTGAAATAATAGCTAAGTCAATTTTAACACTAGAACAATATTGTAGTTGGCTTGTACCAACAATACTTGGAGGAATATTCCCACTTCTTGTAATGACAGGAACTCATTATGCTATTATACCTATGGCAATAAATAATAGAGTAACTTTAGGGTATGACACAATATTAAACCCATCTAATAACCCTTCTAATATAGGACAAGGGGCTGCATCTTTAGCCGTTGCTTTAAAAACTAAAAATTCAGAAATAAAACAAATAGCATTATCATCAGGGATAACTGGTGTATGTGGTATAACAGAACCAGCTTTATATGGTGTAAATTTACGTTTTAAAACTCCTTTATATGCTGCTATGATAGGTGGAGCTTGTGGTGGATTTTTTAATGGTATAAATGGTGTAAAAAACTATGTTGGTGGTTCACCAGGGCTTTTAACTTTACCAGGATATATAGGTGGAGATAGTTTAAGAGATTTTTATTTAGCTTGTATTGGTGCAACAATAGGATTTGTAGTTTCATTTATAATATCATATATATTATATAAAGACCCTATTGAAGAAACAGAAAAAATTAAAGAAGAAAATATAAAAGAACAAAGTAATATAACTATAAAAACAGATAATATAGTTAATAATAGCAATTTAATTTTATCACCAGCAAAAGGTAAGGCAGTACCTTTAAGTCAAGTTAATGATGAAGCATTTTCACAAGAAATAATGGGAAAAGGTGGAGCTATAATTTTAGAAGATGGAAAAATTTATTCACCAGTAGATGCCACTGTTGAAGCTATATTTGATACGTTACACGCAATAGGTATAAAAACAGATGATGGCGTAGAAATACTTATACATATTGGGCTTGATACAGTTAAATTAGGTGGAAAGCATTTTAAAGCATATGCAAAAGTTGGAGATAAAGTTAAAGCTGGTACATTACTTGTAGAAGCAGATATTGAAAAAATAAAAAGTGAAGGTTATGATATAATTACACCAGTAATTATTAATAACTCTTATGATTTTGGAGATGTTATCGTTACAACAAATGATAATATAAATGTAGGAGATAGTTTTATAAAAGTTATAAAATAA